From Enterococcus mundtii, the proteins below share one genomic window:
- a CDS encoding septation ring formation regulator EzrA, translating to MGNNVIIGIVIAIIIVAILAFLVSYVMKKKNQDRLDVLEKRKEELFDLPVIEEVDDVKKMHLVGQSQNTFREWSQKWNDISTSSFAELESQIFEVENLNESFRFLKGKKAVEEAEATMNQMEKEVAEIREGLKELRETEERNSLAVQQALDVYEELKATIREEEQQYGPALPELQKQVKTIENEFTQFVTLNTSGDPVEAREVLDKAEKHTYEVDALMKKIPPLFEDLNTTFPAQVEEIQETYDRLIKEEYVFPEENLSGDIETINRRIERSLINIEKTEVETVEFENRETANLIDALYDILEREMEAQAFVTKNQATIEQYIKHATKNNRQLLIELDHTAQSYTLNHNEIGRVRGFQTEVEEIERQNEQIKPQLQQHEVAYSEVRTFYKKVFKVLEDIENQQVEISDSLHELRKGEKEAQEKIDTFEFKLRSLKRFVEKQRLPGLPNDYLEFFFVATERIEELSTVLNKIRVNMDEVERLVALCEEDLELLDKKTHDLVDAAALTEQMLQYANRYRHTHEEVKEAIEKSYYLFNKEYHYQEALDEIGTALERTEPGAFKRIEDFYFNHPDLV from the coding sequence ATGGGAAATAATGTTATCATCGGGATCGTCATTGCAATCATTATAGTCGCCATTCTGGCTTTTTTGGTTAGTTACGTAATGAAGAAAAAAAACCAAGATCGATTGGACGTCTTAGAAAAACGCAAGGAAGAATTATTCGACTTGCCTGTGATTGAAGAAGTTGACGATGTCAAAAAAATGCATCTAGTGGGGCAAAGCCAAAATACCTTTCGTGAATGGAGTCAAAAATGGAATGACATCTCTACCTCATCATTTGCCGAGTTAGAAAGTCAGATCTTTGAAGTCGAAAATCTCAACGAGAGCTTTAGATTCTTAAAAGGAAAAAAAGCAGTAGAAGAAGCCGAAGCAACCATGAACCAAATGGAAAAAGAAGTTGCGGAGATTCGTGAAGGCTTAAAAGAATTGCGTGAAACAGAAGAACGTAATTCCTTAGCTGTTCAACAAGCTTTAGACGTTTATGAGGAACTAAAAGCAACAATCCGAGAAGAAGAACAGCAATACGGTCCAGCTTTACCTGAGTTACAAAAGCAAGTGAAAACGATTGAAAATGAGTTTACACAATTTGTTACGTTAAATACTTCAGGTGATCCAGTGGAAGCCCGTGAAGTGCTGGATAAAGCGGAAAAACACACGTATGAAGTGGATGCGTTAATGAAAAAAATCCCGCCATTATTTGAAGATCTGAATACGACTTTCCCGGCGCAAGTGGAAGAGATCCAAGAGACCTATGACCGCTTGATCAAAGAGGAGTATGTTTTTCCAGAAGAAAACCTGTCTGGCGATATCGAAACGATCAATCGTCGAATCGAACGTTCGTTGATCAATATTGAGAAAACGGAAGTTGAAACTGTTGAATTTGAAAATCGTGAAACGGCTAATCTGATCGATGCATTATATGATATTTTAGAACGTGAGATGGAAGCACAAGCATTTGTGACTAAAAATCAAGCAACGATCGAACAATATATCAAACATGCGACAAAAAACAATCGTCAATTGTTGATCGAATTAGATCATACCGCTCAAAGTTATACATTGAACCATAACGAAATTGGGCGTGTACGTGGTTTCCAAACAGAAGTGGAAGAAATCGAACGCCAAAACGAACAAATCAAACCACAGTTACAACAACATGAAGTGGCTTACTCAGAAGTAAGAACGTTCTATAAGAAAGTCTTCAAAGTATTAGAAGATATTGAAAACCAACAGGTTGAAATCAGCGATTCTTTACACGAACTAAGAAAAGGTGAAAAAGAAGCGCAAGAAAAAATCGATACATTCGAATTTAAATTGCGCAGTCTTAAACGGTTTGTTGAAAAACAACGATTACCAGGTTTGCCAAATGATTATCTAGAGTTTTTCTTTGTGGCAACAGAACGTATCGAAGAATTGAGTACTGTGTTGAATAAAATCAGAGTCAACATGGATGAGGTCGAACGTCTTGTAGCATTATGTGAAGAAGATCTAGAGTTACTTGATAAGAAAACCCACGATCTAGTGGATGCAGCAGCATTAACCGAGCAAATGTTGCAATATGCGAACCGTTACCGTCACACACATGAAGAAGTGAAAGAAGCCATTGAAAAGAGTTATTACTTATTCAATAAAGAATATCACTATCAAGAGGCTTTGGATGAGATCGGCACAGCATTAGAGCGCACAGAACCAGGTGCATTCAAACGAATCGAAGATTTTTACTTCAATCATCCTGATTTAGTATAA
- a CDS encoding cysteine desulfurase family protein, producing MIYFDNSATTPIYPQSLDAYVKTSQRIIGNPSSLHDLGNQANRLLQQARKQIAELIAVSPEEVYFTSGGTEGNNWVLKGTMLEKLGYGNHMIISGVEHPAVSETAEQLKKLGIEVSIAPVDKRGFVRVDELKKLVRKETILVSVMAVNNEVGAIQPIKEISSFLNAFPKIHFHVDAVQAIGKVPLEEWLTERVDFATFSAHKFHGPRGVGFVYWKKGRRLAPLFTGGGQEKNQRSGTENVPGIVAMAKALRLALDIKAQKPNQTAYLKQALIEALHTYDKVTIFSEGEDYAPHILCFSLKGIRGEVLVHALEEKQIFVSTTSACSSRKHMASSTLHAMQVPNDLATSAIRVSLDESNTMAEVEQFMIIFKQLYKKFSVIN from the coding sequence ATGATATATTTCGATAATAGTGCGACAACACCGATTTATCCGCAAAGTTTGGATGCGTATGTCAAAACAAGTCAACGGATCATCGGGAATCCATCAAGTCTACACGATTTAGGCAATCAGGCGAACCGCCTGCTACAACAAGCGAGAAAACAAATCGCTGAACTGATTGCTGTCTCTCCTGAAGAAGTTTATTTCACGTCAGGTGGAACAGAAGGAAATAACTGGGTGCTTAAAGGAACGATGCTTGAAAAACTAGGTTACGGTAACCACATGATCATTTCAGGCGTTGAACATCCAGCTGTCAGTGAAACAGCTGAGCAGTTAAAAAAACTCGGTATTGAAGTGAGTATTGCTCCTGTCGATAAAAGAGGGTTCGTCCGCGTAGATGAGTTGAAAAAATTAGTGCGTAAAGAAACGATTTTAGTTTCCGTCATGGCAGTAAATAATGAAGTAGGTGCGATTCAACCAATCAAAGAAATCAGTAGTTTTTTAAATGCTTTTCCTAAAATCCATTTCCATGTGGATGCGGTACAAGCAATTGGTAAAGTTCCTTTAGAGGAATGGTTGACTGAACGTGTGGATTTTGCCACTTTTTCTGCCCATAAATTCCACGGGCCTCGTGGTGTTGGTTTTGTTTATTGGAAAAAAGGCCGACGTTTAGCACCGCTGTTCACTGGAGGCGGACAAGAGAAGAATCAACGGAGTGGAACAGAGAATGTGCCGGGGATCGTCGCGATGGCAAAAGCTCTGCGTTTAGCTCTAGATATCAAAGCACAAAAACCAAACCAAACTGCCTATCTTAAACAAGCATTGATTGAAGCTTTACATACGTATGATAAAGTAACGATTTTTTCTGAAGGTGAAGATTACGCACCACATATTTTGTGTTTTTCATTAAAAGGTATTCGTGGTGAGGTATTGGTCCATGCATTAGAAGAAAAACAAATATTTGTCTCTACGACAAGCGCTTGTTCTTCTAGAAAGCACATGGCAAGTAGTACGCTGCATGCAATGCAAGTACCCAATGATTTAGCTACTTCAGCGATTCGCGTCAGCTTAGATGAAAGCAATACGATGGCAGAAGTCGAACAATTCATGATCATCTTTAAACAGTTGTACAAGAAATTTTCAGTCATCAATTAA
- the thiI gene encoding tRNA uracil 4-sulfurtransferase ThiI — translation MKYSEIMVRYGELSTKGKNRRSFIMQLAQNVRQALSDFPEIKIHAERDRMHLLLNGVDGDLVIPKLAKIFGIQNFSPSVRVEKEVQSLKQAVQEIMQEIYTGKETFKIIAKRSDHSFELDSNELNQALGNAVIDVFPDIQVQMRKPDIALRVEIRRDGAYLSYETIKGAGGLPVGTSGKGMLMLSGGIDSPVAGYYAMKRGVEIEAVHFASPPYTSEQALQKAKDLTVKLTPYVGKIEFIEVPFTEVQEEIKRVVPQGYWMTITRRMMLRLTDEIRRIRHGLVILNGESLGQVASQTLQSMVAINEVTNTPIIRPVATMDKLEIIEVAEQIDTFDLSIQPFEDCCTIFAPPQPKTRPRLEKVHQYEERLDIDGMIERALAGLKIETIHTETAKEQVEEFSDLL, via the coding sequence GTGAAGTACAGTGAAATCATGGTTCGCTATGGTGAACTTTCAACAAAAGGAAAAAATCGTCGCAGTTTTATTATGCAGTTGGCACAAAATGTCAGACAGGCATTGAGCGATTTTCCTGAAATCAAGATCCACGCAGAGCGTGATCGGATGCATCTACTGTTGAATGGTGTAGACGGAGACTTAGTTATCCCTAAGTTAGCGAAGATATTTGGAATCCAAAACTTTTCACCTAGCGTGCGAGTAGAAAAAGAAGTACAAAGTTTAAAACAAGCGGTTCAGGAAATCATGCAAGAAATCTATACAGGAAAAGAAACATTCAAGATCATTGCAAAACGTAGTGATCATAGCTTTGAATTGGACAGCAATGAACTAAACCAAGCATTAGGAAATGCAGTCATCGATGTTTTTCCGGATATCCAAGTACAGATGAGAAAGCCAGATATTGCGTTGCGTGTGGAAATCCGCCGAGATGGGGCTTATCTTTCCTATGAGACGATCAAAGGAGCTGGCGGTCTGCCTGTCGGTACAAGTGGAAAAGGTATGTTGATGCTTTCTGGAGGGATCGATTCTCCAGTTGCCGGTTATTATGCCATGAAACGTGGGGTAGAAATTGAAGCTGTCCACTTTGCTAGTCCACCTTACACGAGTGAACAAGCCTTGCAAAAAGCGAAAGACTTAACAGTGAAGCTGACACCCTATGTTGGTAAAATCGAATTTATCGAAGTACCGTTTACAGAAGTGCAAGAAGAGATCAAACGAGTGGTGCCCCAAGGCTACTGGATGACGATCACACGTCGGATGATGCTTCGTTTGACAGATGAGATCCGCCGTATTCGTCATGGACTAGTGATTTTAAATGGTGAATCATTAGGACAGGTGGCTTCCCAAACACTCCAAAGTATGGTGGCAATCAATGAGGTCACGAATACACCGATCATTCGTCCTGTAGCGACGATGGATAAATTAGAGATCATCGAAGTGGCTGAACAAATCGATACGTTTGATTTGTCCATTCAACCATTTGAAGATTGCTGCACGATCTTTGCACCGCCACAGCCTAAAACTCGTCCACGACTAGAAAAAGTGCATCAATACGAAGAACGTTTGGATATCGATGGGATGATCGAACGTGCATTGGCAGGATTAAAGATCGAAACGATCCACACAGAAACAGCAAAAGAACAAGTAGAAGAATTTTCTGATTTACTTTAA
- a CDS encoding redox-sensing transcriptional repressor Rex produces the protein MREKSETLPKATAKRLPLYLRYLNMLNDSGVQRIKSNEFSEITQVPSATIRRDFSHLGELGRSGYGYDVPYLIEVFDRILNTEEEKRIALVGFGNLGKALKHNNFRRNANLNIVCVFDNDPAIVGKEIEGVMVYPMDRFSEIVEKEGIKVAISTVPSKYSQAAIDEIVKGGITAILNFAPDRVNVPPHVHMQYIDLTTELQTLIYFDENYSQVFPSK, from the coding sequence ATGCGAGAAAAATCAGAAACGTTACCAAAAGCAACAGCGAAACGGTTGCCTTTATATTTGCGCTATTTGAATATGTTGAATGATTCTGGTGTTCAACGAATCAAATCAAATGAATTTAGTGAGATCACACAAGTACCTTCTGCCACGATCCGCAGAGATTTTTCTCATTTAGGAGAATTAGGACGAAGCGGTTATGGGTACGATGTTCCCTATTTGATTGAAGTATTTGATCGAATTTTGAACACAGAGGAAGAAAAAAGAATCGCTTTAGTTGGTTTTGGGAATTTAGGAAAAGCATTGAAACACAACAATTTCAGAAGAAATGCAAATTTGAATATTGTTTGTGTATTTGACAATGATCCAGCCATCGTCGGAAAAGAAATCGAAGGTGTGATGGTTTATCCTATGGATCGCTTTAGTGAAATCGTTGAAAAAGAAGGAATCAAAGTGGCGATATCAACTGTGCCAAGTAAGTATTCACAAGCAGCCATCGACGAAATCGTCAAAGGAGGCATTACTGCGATCTTGAACTTTGCACCAGATCGTGTCAACGTTCCGCCACATGTCCATATGCAATACATCGATCTGACAACTGAACTACAGACGTTGATCTATTTTGATGAAAATTATTCGCAAGTCTTTCCTTCCAAGTAA